A DNA window from Ctenopharyngodon idella isolate HZGC_01 chromosome 8, HZGC01, whole genome shotgun sequence contains the following coding sequences:
- the mrps36 gene encoding 28S ribosomal protein S36, mitochondrial: MGSKVSGKMAAASRVVQVVRPHAPLIKFPDRKSVPRPNVQEALKVLTASLPQISPSAPPPATSISPPPRPPGPISRLPGTPDSVSVVKDLPQKYRRRTLALDEMDYIQRGGPE, translated from the exons ATGGGAAGCAAAGTGAGTGGCAAGATGGCAGCTGCCAGTCGGGTCGTGCAG GTTGTGCGACCTCATGCACCTTTAATTAAATTTCCAGATCGAAAGAGTGTCCCTAGGCCAAATG TACAAGAGGCACTGAAGGTTCTTACAGCCAGTCTCCCACAGATCTCCCCATCCGCACCTCCACCTGCAACGTCAATATCACCTCCTCCCAGACCACCGGGACCCATCAGCCGACTGCCGGGCACCCCTGACAGCGTCTCTGTAGTTAAAGATCTCCCTCAGAAATACCGCAGAAGAACCCTTGCATTAGATGAAATGGACTACATCCAG CGAGGTGGACCAGAGTGA
- the mier3b gene encoding mesoderm induction early response protein 3 isoform X2, with protein MAEASFGSSSPVGSLSSEDHDFDPTAEMLIHEYDDERTLEEEELLDGEKNFSAELSDLEREGNMPIEELLAMYRYEASVSTGAGSSMDSSSVELADDLPDMTLDKEEIAKDLLSGDYEEETQSSADDLTPSVTSHDATDFFPRTLRSNATYDGDKESEGEEDGVSSEDSRKEIMVGSQYQAEVPMGLSHYNDDEKVYEEDDQLLWCPDVLSECKVRDYLREALSQSTDDGTQDYTSEHIRDNEQALFELLKCNYNTREALTRYRSNVKTSKESPPWSEDECRNFEHALQIYEKNFHLIQKHKVQTRTVAECVAFYYMWKKSERFDYFAQQNRFGKKKYSCYPGVTDLMDRLVDEAEGLAVDSSLSVCSAGAGGRMEASAEQQLGLLNSITASDLTALSNSVATVCNGPGDMSCLDSPYFPPLESLHRGAMNHDDQLNYTTNGDSGCLNMLDSGFYRSDLGQISMCSTKDCERPSKRLKMGLSDSFINDVSVTNLGVDFEGRRAHRITGATMAVSVTDFSSIGSGEANGFIGSHSRHHQHTALQSD; from the exons ATGGCGGAG GCTTCCTTTGGGAGTTCGAGCCCTG TTGGCTCTTTGTCCTCAGAGGATCACGATTTTGATCCAACAGCTGAGATGTTAATTCATGAGTATGACGATGAGAGAACTTTGGAGGAGGAAGAGCTTTTGGATGGAGAGAAGAATTTCAGTGCAGAATTGTCAGACTTGGAGAGG gAGGGGAACATGCCGATTGAGGAGTTGTTGGCTATGTATCGTTATGAGGCATCAGTCAGTACAGGGGCAGGATCTAGCATGGACAGTTCTTCTGTTGAGCTAGCTGATGATCTGCCTGACATGACCCTGGATAAG GAGGAGATAGCAAAAGATCTATTGTCAGGAGATTATGAGGAGGAGACCCAGTCCTCTGCGGATGATCTGACTCCTTCTGTTACCTCCCACGATGCCACAGACTTTTTCCCTAGAACACTCAGAT CCAATGCAACATATGATGGTGATAAAGAATCTGAGGGGGAGGAGGATGGTGTGAGCAGTGAAGATTCTAGAAAG GAAATAATGGTTGGGTCTCAGTATCAAGCAGAAGTTCCCATGGGGCTCAGCCACTACAATGATGATGAAAAGG TGTACGAGGAGGATGATCAGCTGCTGTGGTGTCCTGACGTGCTGTCAGAGTGTAAAGTGAGAGACTACCTCAGAGAAGCGCTGTCACAGTCTACAGATGACGGCACACAAGATTACACATCTGAACACATACGAGATAATGAACAG GCCTTGTTTGagcttttgaaatgtaattacaACACCCGTGAGGCACTGACGCGGTACCGCAGTAATGTGAAGACCTCGAAGG AATCCCCACCGTGGTCAGAGGATGAATGTAGAAACTTTGAACATGCGCTGCAGATTTATGAGAAAAACTTCCATCTTATTCAGAAACACAAG gtTCAGACACGGACTGTAGCAGAATGTGTGGCTTTTTATTACATGTGGAAAAAGTCAGAACGGTTTGACTACTTTGCTCAACAGAACCGATTCGGCAAGAAGAAGTACAGTTGTTACCCGGGTGTGAC AGACCTGATGGACAGGCTGGTGGATGAGGCGGAGGGTCTGGCGGTGGACAGCTCGTTATCCGTGTGTTCAGCAGGAGCAGGGGGAAGGATGGAGGCGTCGGCAGAGCAACAGCTCGGATTGCTCAACTCCATCACCGCCAGTGACCTCACAG ccCTTAGTAACAGCGTAGCAACTGTGTGCAACGGTCCAGGAGACATGAGCTGTTTAGACTCCCCTTATTTTCCCCCTCTGGAGAGTTTACACAGAGGAGCCATGAACCATGATGATCAGCTAAACTACACCACGAACGGAGACAGCGGCTGCCTCAACATGCTGGATTCTGGCTTCTATCGCTCAGATCTGGGCCAGATTAGCATGTGCAGCACCAAAGACTGCGAACGGCCCTCCAAGAGGCTCAAGATGGGCCTTTCAGACTCCTTCATTAATGATGTGTCCGTTACTAACCTGGGCGTGGACTTTGAAGGCAGACGCGCACATCGCATTACAGGCGCCACAATGGCGGTGTCGGTCACAGACTTCAGCAGCATAGGGAGCGGCGAAGCCAACGGTTTCATTGGCTCTCATTCACGACACCACCAACACACTGCACTTCAGTCCGATTGA
- the mier3b gene encoding mesoderm induction early response protein 3 isoform X3, which produces MLIHEYDDERTLEEEELLDGEKNFSAELSDLEREGNMPIEELLAMYRYEASVSTGAGSSMDSSSVELADDLPDMTLDKEEIAKDLLSGDYEEETQSSADDLTPSVTSHDATDFFPRTLRSNATYDGDKESEGEEDGVSSEDSRKEIMVGSQYQAEVPMGLSHYNDDEKVYEEDDQLLWCPDVLSECKVRDYLREALSQSTDDGTQDYTSEHIRDNEQALFELLKCNYNTREALTRYRSNVKTSKEESPPWSEDECRNFEHALQIYEKNFHLIQKHKVQTRTVAECVAFYYMWKKSERFDYFAQQNRFGKKKYSCYPGVTDLMDRLVDEAEGLAVDSSLSVCSAGAGGRMEASAEQQLGLLNSITASDLTALSNSVATVCNGPGDMSCLDSPYFPPLESLHRGAMNHDDQLNYTTNGDSGCLNMLDSGFYRSDLGQISMCSTKDCERPSKRLKMGLSDSFINDVSVTNLGVDFEGRRAHRITGATMAVSVTDFSSIGSGEANGFIGSHSRHHQHTALQSD; this is translated from the exons ATGTTAATTCATGAGTATGACGATGAGAGAACTTTGGAGGAGGAAGAGCTTTTGGATGGAGAGAAGAATTTCAGTGCAGAATTGTCAGACTTGGAGAGG gAGGGGAACATGCCGATTGAGGAGTTGTTGGCTATGTATCGTTATGAGGCATCAGTCAGTACAGGGGCAGGATCTAGCATGGACAGTTCTTCTGTTGAGCTAGCTGATGATCTGCCTGACATGACCCTGGATAAG GAGGAGATAGCAAAAGATCTATTGTCAGGAGATTATGAGGAGGAGACCCAGTCCTCTGCGGATGATCTGACTCCTTCTGTTACCTCCCACGATGCCACAGACTTTTTCCCTAGAACACTCAGAT CCAATGCAACATATGATGGTGATAAAGAATCTGAGGGGGAGGAGGATGGTGTGAGCAGTGAAGATTCTAGAAAG GAAATAATGGTTGGGTCTCAGTATCAAGCAGAAGTTCCCATGGGGCTCAGCCACTACAATGATGATGAAAAGG TGTACGAGGAGGATGATCAGCTGCTGTGGTGTCCTGACGTGCTGTCAGAGTGTAAAGTGAGAGACTACCTCAGAGAAGCGCTGTCACAGTCTACAGATGACGGCACACAAGATTACACATCTGAACACATACGAGATAATGAACAG GCCTTGTTTGagcttttgaaatgtaattacaACACCCGTGAGGCACTGACGCGGTACCGCAGTAATGTGAAGACCTCGAAGG AAGAATCCCCACCGTGGTCAGAGGATGAATGTAGAAACTTTGAACATGCGCTGCAGATTTATGAGAAAAACTTCCATCTTATTCAGAAACACAAG gtTCAGACACGGACTGTAGCAGAATGTGTGGCTTTTTATTACATGTGGAAAAAGTCAGAACGGTTTGACTACTTTGCTCAACAGAACCGATTCGGCAAGAAGAAGTACAGTTGTTACCCGGGTGTGAC AGACCTGATGGACAGGCTGGTGGATGAGGCGGAGGGTCTGGCGGTGGACAGCTCGTTATCCGTGTGTTCAGCAGGAGCAGGGGGAAGGATGGAGGCGTCGGCAGAGCAACAGCTCGGATTGCTCAACTCCATCACCGCCAGTGACCTCACAG ccCTTAGTAACAGCGTAGCAACTGTGTGCAACGGTCCAGGAGACATGAGCTGTTTAGACTCCCCTTATTTTCCCCCTCTGGAGAGTTTACACAGAGGAGCCATGAACCATGATGATCAGCTAAACTACACCACGAACGGAGACAGCGGCTGCCTCAACATGCTGGATTCTGGCTTCTATCGCTCAGATCTGGGCCAGATTAGCATGTGCAGCACCAAAGACTGCGAACGGCCCTCCAAGAGGCTCAAGATGGGCCTTTCAGACTCCTTCATTAATGATGTGTCCGTTACTAACCTGGGCGTGGACTTTGAAGGCAGACGCGCACATCGCATTACAGGCGCCACAATGGCGGTGTCGGTCACAGACTTCAGCAGCATAGGGAGCGGCGAAGCCAACGGTTTCATTGGCTCTCATTCACGACACCACCAACACACTGCACTTCAGTCCGATTGA
- the mier3b gene encoding mesoderm induction early response protein 3 isoform X1: MAEASFGSSSPVGSLSSEDHDFDPTAEMLIHEYDDERTLEEEELLDGEKNFSAELSDLEREGNMPIEELLAMYRYEASVSTGAGSSMDSSSVELADDLPDMTLDKEEIAKDLLSGDYEEETQSSADDLTPSVTSHDATDFFPRTLRSNATYDGDKESEGEEDGVSSEDSRKEIMVGSQYQAEVPMGLSHYNDDEKVYEEDDQLLWCPDVLSECKVRDYLREALSQSTDDGTQDYTSEHIRDNEQALFELLKCNYNTREALTRYRSNVKTSKEESPPWSEDECRNFEHALQIYEKNFHLIQKHKVQTRTVAECVAFYYMWKKSERFDYFAQQNRFGKKKYSCYPGVTDLMDRLVDEAEGLAVDSSLSVCSAGAGGRMEASAEQQLGLLNSITASDLTALSNSVATVCNGPGDMSCLDSPYFPPLESLHRGAMNHDDQLNYTTNGDSGCLNMLDSGFYRSDLGQISMCSTKDCERPSKRLKMGLSDSFINDVSVTNLGVDFEGRRAHRITGATMAVSVTDFSSIGSGEANGFIGSHSRHHQHTALQSD, from the exons ATGGCGGAG GCTTCCTTTGGGAGTTCGAGCCCTG TTGGCTCTTTGTCCTCAGAGGATCACGATTTTGATCCAACAGCTGAGATGTTAATTCATGAGTATGACGATGAGAGAACTTTGGAGGAGGAAGAGCTTTTGGATGGAGAGAAGAATTTCAGTGCAGAATTGTCAGACTTGGAGAGG gAGGGGAACATGCCGATTGAGGAGTTGTTGGCTATGTATCGTTATGAGGCATCAGTCAGTACAGGGGCAGGATCTAGCATGGACAGTTCTTCTGTTGAGCTAGCTGATGATCTGCCTGACATGACCCTGGATAAG GAGGAGATAGCAAAAGATCTATTGTCAGGAGATTATGAGGAGGAGACCCAGTCCTCTGCGGATGATCTGACTCCTTCTGTTACCTCCCACGATGCCACAGACTTTTTCCCTAGAACACTCAGAT CCAATGCAACATATGATGGTGATAAAGAATCTGAGGGGGAGGAGGATGGTGTGAGCAGTGAAGATTCTAGAAAG GAAATAATGGTTGGGTCTCAGTATCAAGCAGAAGTTCCCATGGGGCTCAGCCACTACAATGATGATGAAAAGG TGTACGAGGAGGATGATCAGCTGCTGTGGTGTCCTGACGTGCTGTCAGAGTGTAAAGTGAGAGACTACCTCAGAGAAGCGCTGTCACAGTCTACAGATGACGGCACACAAGATTACACATCTGAACACATACGAGATAATGAACAG GCCTTGTTTGagcttttgaaatgtaattacaACACCCGTGAGGCACTGACGCGGTACCGCAGTAATGTGAAGACCTCGAAGG AAGAATCCCCACCGTGGTCAGAGGATGAATGTAGAAACTTTGAACATGCGCTGCAGATTTATGAGAAAAACTTCCATCTTATTCAGAAACACAAG gtTCAGACACGGACTGTAGCAGAATGTGTGGCTTTTTATTACATGTGGAAAAAGTCAGAACGGTTTGACTACTTTGCTCAACAGAACCGATTCGGCAAGAAGAAGTACAGTTGTTACCCGGGTGTGAC AGACCTGATGGACAGGCTGGTGGATGAGGCGGAGGGTCTGGCGGTGGACAGCTCGTTATCCGTGTGTTCAGCAGGAGCAGGGGGAAGGATGGAGGCGTCGGCAGAGCAACAGCTCGGATTGCTCAACTCCATCACCGCCAGTGACCTCACAG ccCTTAGTAACAGCGTAGCAACTGTGTGCAACGGTCCAGGAGACATGAGCTGTTTAGACTCCCCTTATTTTCCCCCTCTGGAGAGTTTACACAGAGGAGCCATGAACCATGATGATCAGCTAAACTACACCACGAACGGAGACAGCGGCTGCCTCAACATGCTGGATTCTGGCTTCTATCGCTCAGATCTGGGCCAGATTAGCATGTGCAGCACCAAAGACTGCGAACGGCCCTCCAAGAGGCTCAAGATGGGCCTTTCAGACTCCTTCATTAATGATGTGTCCGTTACTAACCTGGGCGTGGACTTTGAAGGCAGACGCGCACATCGCATTACAGGCGCCACAATGGCGGTGTCGGTCACAGACTTCAGCAGCATAGGGAGCGGCGAAGCCAACGGTTTCATTGGCTCTCATTCACGACACCACCAACACACTGCACTTCAGTCCGATTGA
- the mier3b gene encoding mesoderm induction early response protein 3 isoform X4 has translation MTLDKEEIAKDLLSGDYEEETQSSADDLTPSVTSHDATDFFPRTLRSNATYDGDKESEGEEDGVSSEDSRKEIMVGSQYQAEVPMGLSHYNDDEKVYEEDDQLLWCPDVLSECKVRDYLREALSQSTDDGTQDYTSEHIRDNEQALFELLKCNYNTREALTRYRSNVKTSKEESPPWSEDECRNFEHALQIYEKNFHLIQKHKVQTRTVAECVAFYYMWKKSERFDYFAQQNRFGKKKYSCYPGVTDLMDRLVDEAEGLAVDSSLSVCSAGAGGRMEASAEQQLGLLNSITASDLTALSNSVATVCNGPGDMSCLDSPYFPPLESLHRGAMNHDDQLNYTTNGDSGCLNMLDSGFYRSDLGQISMCSTKDCERPSKRLKMGLSDSFINDVSVTNLGVDFEGRRAHRITGATMAVSVTDFSSIGSGEANGFIGSHSRHHQHTALQSD, from the exons ATGACCCTGGATAAG GAGGAGATAGCAAAAGATCTATTGTCAGGAGATTATGAGGAGGAGACCCAGTCCTCTGCGGATGATCTGACTCCTTCTGTTACCTCCCACGATGCCACAGACTTTTTCCCTAGAACACTCAGAT CCAATGCAACATATGATGGTGATAAAGAATCTGAGGGGGAGGAGGATGGTGTGAGCAGTGAAGATTCTAGAAAG GAAATAATGGTTGGGTCTCAGTATCAAGCAGAAGTTCCCATGGGGCTCAGCCACTACAATGATGATGAAAAGG TGTACGAGGAGGATGATCAGCTGCTGTGGTGTCCTGACGTGCTGTCAGAGTGTAAAGTGAGAGACTACCTCAGAGAAGCGCTGTCACAGTCTACAGATGACGGCACACAAGATTACACATCTGAACACATACGAGATAATGAACAG GCCTTGTTTGagcttttgaaatgtaattacaACACCCGTGAGGCACTGACGCGGTACCGCAGTAATGTGAAGACCTCGAAGG AAGAATCCCCACCGTGGTCAGAGGATGAATGTAGAAACTTTGAACATGCGCTGCAGATTTATGAGAAAAACTTCCATCTTATTCAGAAACACAAG gtTCAGACACGGACTGTAGCAGAATGTGTGGCTTTTTATTACATGTGGAAAAAGTCAGAACGGTTTGACTACTTTGCTCAACAGAACCGATTCGGCAAGAAGAAGTACAGTTGTTACCCGGGTGTGAC AGACCTGATGGACAGGCTGGTGGATGAGGCGGAGGGTCTGGCGGTGGACAGCTCGTTATCCGTGTGTTCAGCAGGAGCAGGGGGAAGGATGGAGGCGTCGGCAGAGCAACAGCTCGGATTGCTCAACTCCATCACCGCCAGTGACCTCACAG ccCTTAGTAACAGCGTAGCAACTGTGTGCAACGGTCCAGGAGACATGAGCTGTTTAGACTCCCCTTATTTTCCCCCTCTGGAGAGTTTACACAGAGGAGCCATGAACCATGATGATCAGCTAAACTACACCACGAACGGAGACAGCGGCTGCCTCAACATGCTGGATTCTGGCTTCTATCGCTCAGATCTGGGCCAGATTAGCATGTGCAGCACCAAAGACTGCGAACGGCCCTCCAAGAGGCTCAAGATGGGCCTTTCAGACTCCTTCATTAATGATGTGTCCGTTACTAACCTGGGCGTGGACTTTGAAGGCAGACGCGCACATCGCATTACAGGCGCCACAATGGCGGTGTCGGTCACAGACTTCAGCAGCATAGGGAGCGGCGAAGCCAACGGTTTCATTGGCTCTCATTCACGACACCACCAACACACTGCACTTCAGTCCGATTGA